Proteins from one Cyclopterus lumpus isolate fCycLum1 chromosome 11, fCycLum1.pri, whole genome shotgun sequence genomic window:
- the LOC117739588 gene encoding CMP-N-acetylneuraminate-beta-galactosamide-alpha-2,3-sialyltransferase 1-like isoform X1, whose product MTWSCGLLPIHKRHTSKMNSKVGVLIFLLCVTGICVFWRGDVSSYFAPREERPWACSSEDEPLFMQRFSKFAEPFLSVNNNLSEDNFNWWKRLQAESRSFNAYKETVSKMFQMIPTSAEDEASSPDRCRSCAVVGNSVNLKKSHYGPLIDFQDVVIRMNRGPTKGYEADVGTRTTHHVMYPESAVNLENNTHLVLFAFKILDLEWVTKALSTGFSGSSYAPIASNIKANKDLVMVLDPAFMRYVHEEWLQKKGVYPSTGFMALVLALHICDEVHVFGYGADSDGNWSHYWEELRNKKLKTGGHPGDVEYAKIKELDQNQIIKFYRGG is encoded by the exons ATGACCTGGAGCTGCGG ATTGCTTCCCATTCACAAGCGTCACACATCCAAGATGAATTCTAAAGTGGGCGTGCTCATTTTCCTGCTGTGCGTGACTggcatctgtgtgttttggagAGGAGACGTCTCATCGTACTTCGCGCCTCGGGAGGAAAGACCCTGGGCTTGTTCATCTGAAGATGAGCCGTTGTTCATGCAGCGTTTTAGCAAATTTGCTGAACCGTTTTTGTCCGTAAACAACAATCTCTCAGAGGATAATTTCAACTGGTGGAAG CGCTTACAGGCTGAAAGCCGTAGCTTCAATGCCTACAAAGAAACGGTGAGCAAGATGTTTCAGATGATCCCGACCAGCGCTGAAGATGAAGCATCCAGCCCCGACCGCTGCAGGTCTTGTGCTGTGGTGGGCAATTCTGTTAATTTGAAGAAATCCCATTACGGACCTCTCATAGATTTCCAGGACGTCGTTATAAG GATGAACAGAGGTCCTACCAAAGGCTATGAAGCAGATGTTGGGACCAGAACAACTCATCATGTCATGTATCCAGAGAGTGCTGTGAATTTAGAGAACAACACACACCTTGTGCTCTTTGCATTTAAGATACTGGATCTTGAGTGGGTTACGAAGGCCCTCAGCACAGGGTTTTCTGGAAG CTCATATGCGCCAATTGCATCAAACATCAAAGCCAACAAGGATTTG GTGATGGTCCTTGATCCAGCTTTCATGAGGTATGTTCATGAAGAGTGGCTGCAGAAGAAGGGCGTCTATCCATCCACTGGCTTCATGGCTTTGGTTCTTGCTCTGCACATTTGTGACGAG GTCCATGTGTTCGGTTATGGAGCAGACAGTGATGGAAACTGGAGTCATTACTGGGAAGAACTcagaaacaaaaaattaaaaactggAGGGCATCCTGGAGATGTAGAGTATGCAAAGATCAAGGAGCTTGATCAGAATCAAATAATCAAGTTTTATAGGGGTGGTTAA
- the LOC117739588 gene encoding CMP-N-acetylneuraminate-beta-galactosamide-alpha-2,3-sialyltransferase 1-like isoform X2, with the protein MNSKVGVLIFLLCVTGICVFWRGDVSSYFAPREERPWACSSEDEPLFMQRFSKFAEPFLSVNNNLSEDNFNWWKRLQAESRSFNAYKETVSKMFQMIPTSAEDEASSPDRCRSCAVVGNSVNLKKSHYGPLIDFQDVVIRMNRGPTKGYEADVGTRTTHHVMYPESAVNLENNTHLVLFAFKILDLEWVTKALSTGFSGSSYAPIASNIKANKDLVMVLDPAFMRYVHEEWLQKKGVYPSTGFMALVLALHICDEVHVFGYGADSDGNWSHYWEELRNKKLKTGGHPGDVEYAKIKELDQNQIIKFYRGG; encoded by the exons ATGAATTCTAAAGTGGGCGTGCTCATTTTCCTGCTGTGCGTGACTggcatctgtgtgttttggagAGGAGACGTCTCATCGTACTTCGCGCCTCGGGAGGAAAGACCCTGGGCTTGTTCATCTGAAGATGAGCCGTTGTTCATGCAGCGTTTTAGCAAATTTGCTGAACCGTTTTTGTCCGTAAACAACAATCTCTCAGAGGATAATTTCAACTGGTGGAAG CGCTTACAGGCTGAAAGCCGTAGCTTCAATGCCTACAAAGAAACGGTGAGCAAGATGTTTCAGATGATCCCGACCAGCGCTGAAGATGAAGCATCCAGCCCCGACCGCTGCAGGTCTTGTGCTGTGGTGGGCAATTCTGTTAATTTGAAGAAATCCCATTACGGACCTCTCATAGATTTCCAGGACGTCGTTATAAG GATGAACAGAGGTCCTACCAAAGGCTATGAAGCAGATGTTGGGACCAGAACAACTCATCATGTCATGTATCCAGAGAGTGCTGTGAATTTAGAGAACAACACACACCTTGTGCTCTTTGCATTTAAGATACTGGATCTTGAGTGGGTTACGAAGGCCCTCAGCACAGGGTTTTCTGGAAG CTCATATGCGCCAATTGCATCAAACATCAAAGCCAACAAGGATTTG GTGATGGTCCTTGATCCAGCTTTCATGAGGTATGTTCATGAAGAGTGGCTGCAGAAGAAGGGCGTCTATCCATCCACTGGCTTCATGGCTTTGGTTCTTGCTCTGCACATTTGTGACGAG GTCCATGTGTTCGGTTATGGAGCAGACAGTGATGGAAACTGGAGTCATTACTGGGAAGAACTcagaaacaaaaaattaaaaactggAGGGCATCCTGGAGATGTAGAGTATGCAAAGATCAAGGAGCTTGATCAGAATCAAATAATCAAGTTTTATAGGGGTGGTTAA